Genomic window (Rhodothermales bacterium):
TCGCCGTGGCGCGCCGCACCAAGGAAATCGGCATCCGTCGGGTCCTGGGTGCAAGCGCCATGGGCATTGTGGGTCTCTTCACGGCCGAGTTCAGCCGACTCGTAACGGTAGCCTTCCTGGTTGCTGTGCCCGTAACCTGGTGGGCGACGGACCGGTGGCTGGAGACCTTCGCCTACCGGACGACGGTTGGGATCAGCCCCTTCCTGCTGGCGGGCGCCGTGGCATTCGGCATCATGCTGGCGGCCGTCGCCGCACGTACGGGCAAAGCGGCCATGGCGCCGCCGGTGACCTCACTCCGGAACGAATAATTTACCGGTCGCGCACGCATCGGAAGCCGATGGACGGCGAGCGGATGTCCTGCAGGGTGCCGGCCCGCCAGTAGATAGCCGTGACGGCGAGCTCCGACGAGAATCCGCCGCCCCGGACCAATCGCATGTCGAACGTCTCCAGGTCATGCCAGATGGGCTCCTGGCCCGGTGCCGGATATTTTTCGTAGTAGGCGCTTATCCACTCCGCTACGTTGCCGCCCATGTCGAAGAGCCCGAACCGGTTGGGTTCACGTGAGCCCACGACGAAGGCCTCCGCGAGCGCGTTCTCGCGGTAGCGCGCATAGTATTCCACTTCCTCCGCGCTGTCCGTACCCGGGAATTTCTGTTTTTCCGTACCCCCGGCTGCCAGGTATTCCCACTCCTGCTCGGTCGGCAGCCGGCCACCGATGTAGGCACAGAAATCCACGGCCTCCTGCCAGACCACCTCGCTGATGGCGCGCGCACCGCGGTTCGGATTGTCCGGTTGCCACATGGGGCGTCCGGTCCGTGACGTGAACCAGTCGTATTGGGCCACCGTCGTCTCGTAACGCGAGACGTCCAGATCGGGAACGGTTACCGGATGGGCCGGAACAGCGTCCGGGTTCGTCCCCTCCCAGGTATCGCCCATCATGTACGTGCCGCCCGGAATCGGGACCCATTCGTAGCCGAGGTCAGTCAGTTCCGCAGCCATCCGACTGCCGGTGCATCCGCTGGCCACCAGCAGGAGCAGGGTCGCGGCCATCGTCACGGCGGCGCCCGGAGAGTTCATTTCGCGCATCTGAAGAAATGGACGGGGGTGCAACAGGAGGCAGGGTGCCCACACGCCCCTGTAGACCCGCATCCCCGTCAAGAGTTGCCCCGGGACCTACGACCGCTGGATGGCCTTGACCGGATCCAGCAACGCCGCCTTCACCGACTGTCCGGCCACGGTCAGCCACGCAATCCCCAGGGCCATGAGCCCCGCCACTCCGAACAGCCACCACGGCATGGAGGTGGCATAGGCAAAACCGGAGAGCCAACGATCCATCATGAACCAGGAGATGGGGAACGATACGATGCACGCCACCAGCACCAATGCCGTGAACTGCCTGGACAGGAGGCGGACCACGGAGACCACCGATGCGCCGAGCACCTTGCGGATCCCGATTTCCTTGTAGCGCAACACGGTGACGTACGAGGCCAGGCCAAACAGGCCCAGACAGGCAATCACGACCGCCAGGATGCTGAAGGTGGTGTAGATGAATCCGAGGCGCTGCTCCTGTTCGTAGGCCGCCCGGAAGTCCTCGTCCACGAACCAGTACGCAAACGGATACTCGGATTCGAACGAAGCATAGCGCTCCTCCAGGGCCGCGAGCGTTTCGGACACCCGTTCGGAGTCGATCCGGATGGGCATGTAACGCGCGTATCCGGCGGTCCGGAAAACCGCCG
Coding sequences:
- a CDS encoding formylglycine-generating enzyme family protein, giving the protein MREMNSPGAAVTMAATLLLLVASGCTGSRMAAELTDLGYEWVPIPGGTYMMGDTWEGTNPDAVPAHPVTVPDLDVSRYETTVAQYDWFTSRTGRPMWQPDNPNRGARAISEVVWQEAVDFCAYIGGRLPTEQEWEYLAAGGTEKQKFPGTDSAEEVEYYARYRENALAEAFVVGSREPNRFGLFDMGGNVAEWISAYYEKYPAPGQEPIWHDLETFDMRLVRGGGFSSELAVTAIYWRAGTLQDIRSPSIGFRCVRDR